One window from the genome of Cryptomeria japonica chromosome 6, Sugi_1.0, whole genome shotgun sequence encodes:
- the LOC131031519 gene encoding uncharacterized protein LOC131031519 produces the protein MSKLGNLTINSSLLQGHCNHSVTAMATSTVNFCRITYPSAALPLNRAMQLTVSKSTQSKSLCHLIHKNLKVEGHRGVSFCMSIDVGKEDNSSVDVKPNGPVEADGEMYSAEAAVANPRSELEEKFAVLNTGKYECSSCGYVYDQALGDQVYPIAPGLEFSKLPEDWRCPTCGAAQSYFNSKSIEVAGFAQNQQFGLGGNSLTGGQKSALIFGSLLFLFILFLSGYFLQ, from the coding sequence ATGTCCAAATTAGGCAATCTAACAATAAACTCCTCGTTATTACAGGGTCATTGCAACCATTCTGTTACCGCAATGGCCACCTCTACAGTCAACTTTTGTCGGATTACGTATCCCTCTGCTGCACTACCTCTTAACAGAGCAATGCAGCTCACGGTCAGTAAAAGCACCCAAAGCAAAAGCTTATGCCATTTAATACATAAAAACCTCAAGGTTGAAGGGCACAGAGGGGTTTCTTTCTGCATGTCTATTGATGTTGGGAAAGAAGATAATTCATCTGTTGACGTGAAGCCCAATGGACCTGTTGAGGCGGACGGCGAAATGTATTCAGCCGAAGCTGCTGTTGCTAATCCCAGATCGGAACTTGAAGAAAAATTTGCTGTTCTTAACACTGGGAAATATGAATGCAGTTCATGTGGATATGTTTATGACCAAGCCTTGGGCGATCAAGTTTATCCAATAGCCCCTGGTTTAGAATTCTCTAAGCTCCCGGAGGATTGGAGGTGCCCAACATGTGGGGCGGCCCAATCATACTTCAATAGCAAAAGCATTGAGGTTGCAGGTTTCGCTCAGAACCAACAATTTGGCCTTGGAGGAAACTCATTAACAGGAGGGCAGAAAAGTGCTTTGATTTTTGGGTCCCTTTTgtttctcttcatcctctttctCTCTGGTTACTTTCTTCAATAA